The genome window GTCGAGCGTTTCCGGTCCGCGGCATTCGCCGATGATGATCCGCTCGGGCCGCATACGCAAACAGTTGCGGACCAGATCGGTCGCCGTGATCGCGCCTTTGCCTTCAATGTTCGGCGGGCGCGTTTCCAGGCGGACTACGTGTTCCTGCTGCAACTGCAATTCGGCCGCGTCTTCAATGGTCACGATGCGGTCGGTGTTCGAAATGAAGCTCGACAGCGTGTTCAACAGCGTCGTCTTGCCGGAACCGGTGCCGCCGGAGATGACCATGTTCAGCCGGGCCTTGATGGCGCCTTCCAGCAGCATCACCATCTCAGGCGTGAACGCTTTGTAGTTCAGCAAGTCTTCCAGCTTGAGCGGATTGGCGCCGAAGCGACGAATGGAAACGCTCGCGCCGTCCAAGGCCAGCGGCGGAATAATCGCGTTTACGCGGGAACCGTCCTGCAATCGGGCGTCGACCATCGGGCAAGTTTCGTCCACGCGCCGTCCGACCTTCGACACGATGCGATCGATAATCTGCATCAAGTGATCGTTGTCGCGGAACTGGACATTGGTCTTTTCCATCTTGCCGCGACGTTCGACATAGATGTTCTTCGGACCGTTGATCAGAATGTCGCTGATCGTCGCGTCTTTCAGCAGCAATTCCAACGGGCCGAGACCGAACGTCTCGTCGAGCACCTCGTCAATCAATCGCTCGCGCTCCGCGCGATTGAGCAGCGTGTCTTCGCTGTCGCAGAGATGTTCGACGACGAGGCGGATCTCGCGACGCAACACGTCGCCAGCCAATTCGCCCACGCGCGTTAAGTCGAGCTTGTCGACCAACTTGCCGTGGATGCGGCGCTTCAAGTCCTCAAACTCGGCTTCCTTGGACTTCTCGCCTGGGCGGGTGGGCAACGCGGGACTCTTCGCCATGGCAGCCTGCTCATTTGCTAGAGGGTATCAGCCAGCTCATTTCCTGCGAAAGCATAGCTTACGTGTCAGGAAAAGCCGGTCTGAGCGGCAGGGCTTCGCACGCTCGGATTGGCAATCCCGTTAAATCGCGACATGCGCAGTACAACCGCTAGAGCCGGAAGCGTTGATGCGCGGAGCGCAGCGGCAAAATCGCTGCTTTGGATCGCGCTCCAGGCGCTGACGCTTCCGGCTCTATGGATTAGGCTGGTGACGCCGCCTATTCGTCCACTTCGCCACCCATCGCAGCCCGCTATGCCGCACTTCACCGTTTCGCAACTGACCGACTACGCGACCGCGCTGCTCCGCGCTGGGGGACTGGATGAAGCGGAGGCGCAGTCAGTGGCCAGGAGCCTTGTCGATGCGAACCTGCGCGGGCATGACTCGCATGGCGTGATGCGGATTCCGTATTACTTGGACCAAGTAGCGAAAGGCGAACTTGTCCCCGCTGCGGAGTTTTCTGTTCAACGCGAAACACCGGTGATCATCGTCGCCGACGGCAACTGGGGATTCGGCCGCACGCAGGCCGGCAGCTTGCTGGAACGCTTGATCGCAAAAGCCCGGGTCGCCGGCGTAGCTGTCGGAACCCTCGTGCAGTGCGGTCACATCGGCCGGCTCGGTGAGTATTGCGAAATCGCCGCGGCGTCGGGACTCGTTGCGCAGGTCATGGTCAACACGCATGGCAACGCGCGGCGCGTCGCGCCTCCCGGCGGAACGGACCCGCGCCTGGGCACCAACCCGATCGCCTTCGGCGTGCCGAATGGCCGCGAGCCGCTGATCCTCGACTTCGGCACCAGCGCCACGGCCGAAGGGAAAGTGCGCGTGAAGCGCATCGCCGAGCAGTCCTGTCCCGAGGGCTGGTTGCTCGACAGCCAAGGTCGCGCGACCTGCGATCCGGCCACGCTCTATGGCAATCCGCCAGGGACGATTCGCCCCTTCGGCGGCGATCAAGCCTATAAAGGTTTTGGATTGGGGCTGATGGTGGAACTGCTCTCCGGCGCCCTCTCCGGCGGTCCGTGCATTCGCGAGACGCCGGTCACGCAGCTTGGAAACTGTGTGTTCATGCAACTCTTCGATCCCGCGCAGTTTGGCGGCGCGGAGCACTTTGCCCGCGAAGTGCATGACCTGGCCACGTTCGTACGCGGCTGCCCGTTGGCGGACGGCGTCGAGTCGATCACGCTCCCGGGCGATCCGGAGCGCGCGGCCTTGGCGCAGCGGTTGACGCATGGCATCCCGATCGATGACGGCAACTGGCGGCAACTCGTGGAGCGCGGGAATTCGCTCGGAATCGCGCCGCCGGCGCTTGCATAACGCCCCGGGGGCGGTGCATGATAGCGGCGCAAGTAGTCTTTTCATTGAGCCAGGAGCGTTGGCGACCGGAGGGGAGTCGCGCGCCAGAACCTCCGGTCGCTGACGCTCCCGGTTCAATGATCGCTGTTCGACATTGGCGCTCTGGAGTGCAATCATGTCCGTCTTGTCGCGTCGCTGGATTCCGTGGCTTGCGTTGATCGTATTGGGGCTGAGTCGCGCCGTTGCCGAGGGCGCGGAACCGTTGCCGGTGATTTCTGACGTCGAGGCGCAACCGCTATTCGCCCAGGCGCGCCGCGTGGCGGAAACGCTCACGCTGTTGGGCGCGCCCCTTTCCGCCGAGCAACAACAGGCGCTCGACACGGCGTACGCCGCGCCGGATGCCGCGGAAGGAGTCGCCGCGGTGCAGCAAGTGCTCGATCCGCTGTGCCTGGCCGTGGTGAACGTCAATCCCGAGAGCCGCGTGAAGGTGGCGGAAGGTCCCGCGCCAAAGACGCTTGAGGAGCAGGGCTGGCGATTGTTTCTGGTCAAGGTCGTGAATGAAGCTGGCGTGACCGCGCCGTTGCGCGTGACAAGTCCGAACGCCGCGCCGCTTTACAAACGTTCCACCGGCAGCGCCAGCCCGGAGATTGCCGTCAAACCGCAAGACGTGCCCGAACGCTGGCTGGATGTCGCGCTGCACGAAACGCAGCCGCTCAATAAGAATCTCTCCGGCTTGAAGCTCGAATACCGCGTGTTGCAGCTCTATAGCCGCAACGTCGGGCGGCAAGAGGCCAAGCTCGCGTTCGACGTCGGCCAGGGGACGCAGGACCTGGGCTTTCGCAACGAGTTGAACCTCCTCTTCAATTCCGAGCCGGCCGTCGAAGTCGTATTGGAAGTGCTCGACGTCGATGGCACGCCGACGACCGGGCAGTTTGTGTTCCGCGACACGCAGGGGCGGATCTACCCTTCAATGACGCGGCGGCTCGCGCCGGATTTCTTCTTTCATGAGCAGATCTATCGCCACAGCGGCGAGTCGGTCCATCTGCCGCCGGGCAAGTATCACGTCACCTACACGCGCGGCCCCGAGTACATGATCGAGGAGCGCGAGATCGAGGTGCCGGACGCGATTTCGCATCGCGAGAGTTTCCGCCTGCACCGCTGGATTCACCTGGCCAACCTCGGCTGGTATTCGGGCGATCACCACGTTCACGCGGCGGGCTGCGCGCACTACGAATCGCCGGCTGAAGGCGTCCAGCCGGTCGATATGATGCGGCACATCCTCGGCGAGGACTTGAACGTCGGCTGCGTGCTCTCCTGGGGGCCGTGCTGGTATTTTCAGAAGCAGTATTTCGACGGCCAGGTGCATTCCTTGTCCACGGAGGACTACTTGATGCGCTATGACGTCGAGGTCTCCGGCTTCCCCAGTTCGCACGCAGGGCATCTCTGCTTGCTGCGGCTCACGGAGGACGACTATCCCGGCACGACGCTGATCGAGGAATGGCCCAGCTGGGACCTGCCGGTCCTGAAGTGGGGCAAGGAACAAGGGGGCGTCGTCGGCTTCTCGCATTCCGGTTGGGGACTGGCCGTGAGCGCCACGTCGCTGCCAACGTTCGAGATGCCGCCATTCGACGGCATCGGCGCGAACGAGTACATCGTTGACGTCGTGCATGACGCGTGCGATTT of Planctomycetia bacterium contains these proteins:
- a CDS encoding CpaF family protein; its protein translation is MAKSPALPTRPGEKSKEAEFEDLKRRIHGKLVDKLDLTRVGELAGDVLRREIRLVVEHLCDSEDTLLNRAERERLIDEVLDETFGLGPLELLLKDATISDILINGPKNIYVERRGKMEKTNVQFRDNDHLMQIIDRIVSKVGRRVDETCPMVDARLQDGSRVNAIIPPLALDGASVSIRRFGANPLKLEDLLNYKAFTPEMVMLLEGAIKARLNMVISGGTGSGKTTLLNTLSSFISNTDRIVTIEDAAELQLQQEHVVRLETRPPNIEGKGAITATDLVRNCLRMRPERIIIGECRGPETLDMLQAMNTGHEGSLTTIHANTPRDGIARIETMITMAGFELPLKAMRQQIASAVDLIIQANRLQGGPRRITHITEIVGMEQDTIVMQDIYHFVQKGIDENGKAFGYFEATGIRPTFMDRLESAGVRLPASAFRQRVMMEC
- a CDS encoding Ldh family oxidoreductase encodes the protein MPHFTVSQLTDYATALLRAGGLDEAEAQSVARSLVDANLRGHDSHGVMRIPYYLDQVAKGELVPAAEFSVQRETPVIIVADGNWGFGRTQAGSLLERLIAKARVAGVAVGTLVQCGHIGRLGEYCEIAAASGLVAQVMVNTHGNARRVAPPGGTDPRLGTNPIAFGVPNGREPLILDFGTSATAEGKVRVKRIAEQSCPEGWLLDSQGRATCDPATLYGNPPGTIRPFGGDQAYKGFGLGLMVELLSGALSGGPCIRETPVTQLGNCVFMQLFDPAQFGGAEHFAREVHDLATFVRGCPLADGVESITLPGDPERAALAQRLTHGIPIDDGNWRQLVERGNSLGIAPPALA
- a CDS encoding CehA/McbA family metallohydrolase; translated protein: MSVLSRRWIPWLALIVLGLSRAVAEGAEPLPVISDVEAQPLFAQARRVAETLTLLGAPLSAEQQQALDTAYAAPDAAEGVAAVQQVLDPLCLAVVNVNPESRVKVAEGPAPKTLEEQGWRLFLVKVVNEAGVTAPLRVTSPNAAPLYKRSTGSASPEIAVKPQDVPERWLDVALHETQPLNKNLSGLKLEYRVLQLYSRNVGRQEAKLAFDVGQGTQDLGFRNELNLLFNSEPAVEVVLEVLDVDGTPTTGQFVFRDTQGRIYPSMTRRLAPDFFFHEQIYRHSGESVHLPPGKYHVTYTRGPEYMIEEREIEVPDAISHRESFRLHRWIHLANLGWYSGDHHVHAAGCAHYESPAEGVQPVDMMRHILGEDLNVGCVLSWGPCWYFQKQYFDGQVHSLSTEDYLMRYDVEVSGFPSSHAGHLCLLRLTEDDYPGTTLIEEWPSWDLPVLKWGKEQGGVVGFSHSGWGLAVSATSLPTFEMPPFDGIGANEYIVDVVHDACDFISAVDTPSVWELNIWYHTLNCGYQCRISGETDFPCIYGERVGLGRAYVKLSKGKPVNYDEWVMGIKDGRSYCSDGLTHLPNFRVNDLGVGEAGDGGRASVLSVKSGDPLKVRVEFAGLLAEQPREDIRSRPLEQQPYWHIERSRIGDTRTVPVELIVNGESVAKREMDADGRIREVDFDYTLTQSSWVAVRVFPAAHTNPVFVEVDGKPIRASRKSAQWCLEAVDRCWGAKSPSIRDSERADAEAAYDVAREAYRKILEESTAD